The following proteins come from a genomic window of Gossypium raimondii isolate GPD5lz chromosome 5, ASM2569854v1, whole genome shotgun sequence:
- the LOC105770643 gene encoding transcription factor MYB33 — MSHTKHEREDGMLSKDQTESPLIDDGSCGGGGAGGVVLKKGPWTSAEDAILIDYVKKHGEGNWNAVQKHSGLFRCGKSCRLRWANHLRPNLKKGAFTQEEEQLIIELHAKMGNKWARMAAHMPGRTDNEIKNYWNTRIKRRQRAGLPLYPPEVCLQALQESHSTSVVNALDKGPNDILQNNSYEIPDVIFDSLKANQNVLPYVPELPVLSASSMLMKGLGSSQYCGFMQPTIHRQKRLRESPAFFPGYTGAVKNECPLFMQFQEDISDKAAGSFGLSFPIEPDPAAKNSQPFGVFPGSHTLSNGNFSASEPPLEAVKLELPSLQYPETELGNWGTLTCPPPLLESVDAFIQSPPPTSGLESDSLSPRNSGLLDALLHEAKTLSSAKNHASDKSSNSSTPGDIAEGSNFNICETEWEKCGEPLSPMGNSATSIFSECISASGSSLDEQPPAETVTESHVKSEPADRVLTPEIQKEAPIRLDSSGPDTLLASNWLEQGSGYDKDQAILTDAISSLLGDDLRSEYKNMEEGTSISSQAWGLDSCAWNNMPAVCQMSELP, encoded by the exons ATGAGTCACACAAAACATGAGCGGGAAGATGGAATGCTCTCTAAGGATCAGACAGAATCGCCATTGATCGATGATGGTAGCTGTGGAGGAGGTGGAGCTGGGGGAGTTGTTCTGAAGAAAGGACCGTGGACATCAGCTGAAGACGCGATTTTGATTGACTATGTGAAGAAGCATGGGGAAGGCAACTGGAATGCTGTTCAGAAACACTCTGGACTATTTCGTTGTGGAAAGAGTTGCCGCTTACGTTGGGCAAATCACCTGAGGCCGAACTTGAAGAAAGGGGCATTTACTCAAGAAGAAGAACAGCTGATCATTGAACTCCATGCAAAGATGGGAAATAAATGGGCTCGGATGGCAGCACAT ATGCCTGGTCGTACAGATAATGAGATAAAAAATTACTGGAATACCCGGATTAAGAGACGCCAACGTGCTGGGTTACCTCTGTATCCTCCCGAAGTGTGCTTGCAAGCACTGCAGGAGAGCCACAGTACCAGTGTGGTTAATGCATTGGATAAAGGGCCTAATGATATCTTGCAGAACAATAGCTATGAGATACCTGATGTCATATTTGACAGTTTAAAGGCCAATCAAAATGTGCTTCCTTATGTTCCTGAGCTTCCTGTTTTATCCGCTAGCAGCATGCTGATGAAAGGTCTAGGTTCTTCTCAGTATTGTGGTTTTATGCAACCAACGATCCATCGCCAGAAGCGTCTTCGAGAGTCACCAGCCTTTTTTCCTGGCTACACTGGTGCTGTTAAAAACGAATGCCCTTTGTTTATGCAGTTTCAAGAAGATATATCAGACAAGGCTGCTGGATCCTTTGGGTTGTCTTTTCCAATTGAACCAGATCCTGCAGCAAAGAACTCCCAGCCTTTTGGTGTATTCCCAGGTAGCCATACCCTTTCAAATGGCAATTTCTCTGCTTCAGAGCCCCCTTTGGAGGCTGTGAAGTTGGAGCTCCCTTCACTCCAATATCCAGAAACTGAATTAGGTAACTGGGGCACATTAACTTGCCCACCACCTTTACTTGAGTCTGTTGATGCTTTTATCCAGTCACCACCTCCAACCAGTGGACTGGAGTCCGATAGTCTTTCTCCCCGTAATAGTGGCCTGCTGGATGCTTTACTTCATGAGGCAAAAACTCTAAGCAGTGCAAAGAATCATGCATCTGACAAAAGTTCAAATTCATCTACCCCCGGTGATATAGCTGAAGGttcaaatttcaacatttgTGAGACGGAATGGGAAAAGTGTGGTGAACCTCTTTCTCCAATGGGTAATTCAGCAACTTCTATTTTCAGTGAGTGTATCAGTGCAAGTGGCAGTTCATTGGATGAACAGCCACCTGCTGAAACTGTTACAG AGTCCCATGTGAAATCCGAACCAGCTGACCGTGTTTTGACCCCAGAGATACAAAAAGAGGCTCCTATTCGGTTGGACAGTAGTGGCCCCGATACTTTACTTGCTTCAAATTGGCTTGAGCAGGGTTCTGGTTACGATAAGGACCAAGCCATCTTGACCGATGCCATATCAAGCCTTCTTGGCGATGATTTGCGTAGTGAGTACAAGAATATGGAAGAAGGAACATCTATTTCAAGTCAAGCATGGGGTCTCGATTCTTGTGCATGGAATAACATGCCTGCTGTCTGTCAAATGTCTGAACTCCCTTGA